The window CGCAGGACCCCGGCGGCGAGGTCGGTGAGGCCGTCGTGCGGGTCGACGAAGTCCATCGACGGCAGTTGCAGCGCCATCGCGTTGACGGTGAAGTCGCGCCGCGACAGGTCCCCGACGAGGTCGTCGCCGTAGGCCACCTCGGGTTTGCGGGAGGCCGGGTCGTAGCTCTCGGAGCGGTACGTCGTCACCTCCACCACGAGGTCCTTCTTGCGCGCCCCGATGGTCCCGAACTCCTTGCCGATGTCCCAGGACGCGTCGCCCCAGGCCCCCAGCAGCCGGGCCGTGTCGTCGGGGCGGGCGTCGGTCGTGAAGTCCAGGTCGGTCGAGCGGCGGCCGAGGAAGGCGTCGCGGACGGGACCCCCGACGAGGGACAACGCGAACCCGGCGCCCTCGAAGACGCGGCCCAGGTCGACCAGCAGCGCCATCACGGGCTCCAGCGCCGCGACCGCACGGCCCTTCGCCTCGTCCTTGGCCGACTCCAGGGCCGACTCCAGCGGCGACCCGGGGGCGACGGCCGGTCCGGCGGGCCGGGGGGTGGGGGACTCCTCGTGCAGCACGGGGTCCAAGCCTGCCACGACTCACCTGCCGTGGGCGGACAGCTGCGCTGGCTACAGTGAGCCGATGGTCACGCCTGCCCGGGAGCCGCGTCGGCGGCTGCCCACCGTGCAGGAGACCTCCTCCGGTGGGCTCGTCGTCGACCTCTCCACCGGCGTCCCGCGCGCCGCCGTCATCTGCCGCCTCAACCGCGCCGGCCGCCCCGAGTGGTGCCTGCCCAAGGGCCACCTCGAGGGCGAGGAGACGCTGGAGCAGGCCGCGGTCCGCGAGATCGAGGAGGAGACCGGCATCCGCGGCGAGGTCGTGGAGACGCTCGGCAGCATCGACTACTGGTTCTCCGCCGACGGCCGCCGCATCCACAAGGTCGTGCACCTCTTCCTGCTGCGCGCGGTCGGCGGCTCGCTGACGGTGGACAACGACCCGGACGCCGAGGCGATCGAGGTCGAGTGGATCCCGTTCTCCGACCTCGACGAACGCCTCGCCTTCCCCAACGAGCGACGGGCGGCGACGGCGGCGACCCTGCGGCTGGGCGAACTGGCGTGACCGGGCGCGTCACGCGCCGCGGACTGCTCACGGGGCTGGCCACCGGCGGGGCCCTGACCGCCGCCGTCCCGGCGCGGGCCTCGTCGACCCGGCCGACCGCGGGCGCCACGTCCACCGCCACGTCCACCGGCAGCTCGACGACGTCCACGAGCCTCCCGCTGCGCGTCGTCCTGCTCGAGCTGACCCCCTCGACCTACGCGGCGGACGACCCGGCGCGCGCGACCGTCGTCGTCCGCGCGCGGGTGGAGCACCGGGGGTCGGTCCCGCTGACGTCGCTGACGGCCCGGCTGGTCACCCAGCGATCCCCCGTCGTCGCCCGCTCCAACCTGGACACGTGGGCCGGGGCGTCCGACCGCGCGTCCATCACCCGCTCCTCGGCCAGCTCCGACGACGTCGTCGTGGGGTCCGGGACGTTGCGGCCCGGCGAGTCCGCGGAGGTCCTCACCACGCTGCCGGCGGCCTCGATCGGCGCGGGTGTCGGCGCGCACCTGGCGGCCGTGGAGGTCTCCGACGACTCCGGGCGCGTCGGGGTCGCGCGCACGTTCCTCGTCTCGGCGCCCGGCTCGGTCTCCCCCACCCCCCTGACGCTGCTGCTGCCCCTCGTCGCGGGCCGCGACGTGTCCGCCGCCGGGTTGTCCACCGCCGTCGGGCAGCGGCTCGGCCCGCTCGTGGAGGGCAGCGCCGACCCCCGCGTGGCGTGGGCGCTGGACCCCGCCCTGACCGCCACCGCCGCCTCCGTGCGCGCGGCGACGCAGCCGGGCGGGGACGCCCCGACCGCGAGCGCGAGCCCCGACCCGACGGCCTCGAGCAGCGCCCGGCCCTCGGCGGAGCAGGCCGAGCTGCTGTCGCAGTGGCTGGACCGGCTCGCGGCCGCCGCCGCGGTCCGCGACGTCGTGGGGCTGCCGTTCGGCGACCCCGACCTGGAGGCGCTGTCCCGCGCGCCCTCGGGCCCGGAGCTGCTGGGGCGCGCGACCACCGCCGCCGCCGGCGCCTTCGACGGGCTCACCGGCGACGGCGTGCGCACCGACGTCGCCTGGCCCGCCGACGAGGCCGCCGACGAGGACCTGCTCGGGTTCTGCGCCGAGCGCGGCGCCTCGACCGTCGTCCTGGACGAC of the Kineococcus mangrovi genome contains:
- a CDS encoding DUF6049 family protein — its product is MTGRVTRRGLLTGLATGGALTAAVPARASSTRPTAGATSTATSTGSSTTSTSLPLRVVLLELTPSTYAADDPARATVVVRARVEHRGSVPLTSLTARLVTQRSPVVARSNLDTWAGASDRASITRSSASSDDVVVGSGTLRPGESAEVLTTLPAASIGAGVGAHLAAVEVSDDSGRVGVARTFLVSAPGSVSPTPLTLLLPLVAGRDVSAAGLSTAVGQRLGPLVEGSADPRVAWALDPALTATAASVRAATQPGGDAPTASASPDPTASSSARPSAEQAELLSQWLDRLAAAAAVRDVVGLPFGDPDLEALSRAPSGPELLGRATTAAAGAFDGLTGDGVRTDVAWPADEAADEDLLGFCAERGASTVVLDDRCLVPDRDLTFTPVGRATVELPRGRSLVALVADATMSSVLADVADPDQAVLVRQRLVAEAATTTLQRPSDPRGQLLVAPRSFAPTASALSGLVADLEASGWALWQPLTGLLGTTAPDDGRSDPQVPTATARAALPPRHVEDVERQLDAVDDFRSALQASTPDADLLSQQRAALALLGVSWRGHTDELPQARAALARAVELLTAGVGIVTGSVRNLAAERSELPITVVNELDVPVVVDLVLRPRTPRVQLDTVPRQTVPARSQQRVAVPVRALANGSVVVDAQLRTPAGSPIGPAVDIRLNVRADVENWITAVVGGGAAGLLVLGVVRAFRKGNRRVDAAEHPVEPGAPTSPARESSAPADPGQPAQ
- a CDS encoding NUDIX hydrolase — its product is MVTPAREPRRRLPTVQETSSGGLVVDLSTGVPRAAVICRLNRAGRPEWCLPKGHLEGEETLEQAAVREIEEETGIRGEVVETLGSIDYWFSADGRRIHKVVHLFLLRAVGGSLTVDNDPDAEAIEVEWIPFSDLDERLAFPNERRAATAATLRLGELA